One genomic region from Patescibacteria group bacterium encodes:
- the pseC gene encoding UDP-4-amino-4,6-dideoxy-N-acetyl-beta-L-altrosamine transaminase, protein MIQYGKQSIDKNDINVILKTLKSDWLAQGPKVFEFEKALAKYCGAKYAIAVCNGTTALHLAYLTAGFKKNNEIITTPNTFVATSNMLLACGAKPIFCDIKLDNYNIDENKIEKLITKKTKAIVPVHFAGQPCEMEKINKIAKKYKLLVIEDACHALGAKYKNNKIGNCKYSDMAVFSFHPVKPITTGEGGAILTNNKKYYDKLILLRNHGIYKDKNGKNIMTELGYNYRLTDIQSSLGISQLKKLNNFIKKRRQIIKWYKNELRNVEEIILPAELSNNYSGWHLHVIRTKNSKTRDKLSTYLKNKKIGINFHYPAVYSHPYYKKIGYKIKLKKMEEYHNSCITLPCHTLLKRKNIKYICDVIKKFLIINKK, encoded by the coding sequence ATGATACAATACGGCAAACAATCTATTGATAAAAATGATATTAACGTTATTTTAAAAACTTTAAAATCTGATTGGCTTGCGCAGGGACCCAAAGTTTTTGAGTTTGAAAAAGCCTTAGCTAAATATTGCGGAGCTAAATATGCTATTGCTGTTTGCAACGGAACCACAGCCTTGCATTTAGCTTATTTAACAGCCGGATTTAAAAAAAATAATGAAATTATTACAACTCCTAATACTTTTGTGGCGACTAGCAACATGCTCTTAGCTTGCGGAGCAAAACCTATTTTTTGCGATATTAAATTAGATAATTATAATATTGACGAAAATAAAATTGAAAAATTAATTACAAAAAAAACAAAGGCTATTGTCCCTGTTCATTTTGCTGGACAGCCTTGCGAAATGGAAAAAATAAATAAAATTGCAAAAAAATATAAATTATTAGTTATTGAAGACGCTTGCCATGCCTTAGGGGCTAAATATAAAAATAATAAAATTGGAAATTGCAAATATTCAGATATGGCTGTTTTTAGCTTTCATCCTGTTAAACCAATCACAACTGGCGAGGGTGGAGCAATTTTAACTAATAATAAAAAATACTATGACAAGCTAATTTTATTGCGAAATCATGGAATTTATAAAGATAAAAATGGAAAAAATATAATGACTGAATTAGGTTATAATTATCGTTTAACCGATATCCAATCCTCACTTGGAATTTCCCAATTAAAAAAATTAAATAATTTTATTAAAAAAAGGCGTCAAATTATCAAATGGTATAAAAATGAATTAAGAAATGTTGAAGAAATTATTTTACCCGCCGAATTATCTAATAATTATTCTGGGTGGCATCTTCATGTTATTAGGACAAAAAATAGTAAAACAAGAGATAAATTATCAACATATTTAAAAAATAAAAAGATTGGAATAAACTTTCATTATCCAGCCGTTTATTCTCATCCATATTATAAAAAAATAGGTTACAAAATAAAATTAAAAAAAATGGAAGAATATCACAATTCCTGCATTACTCTCCCCTGCCATACACTATTAAAAAGAAAAAATATAAAATATATTTGTGATGTAATTAAAAAATTTTTAATAATAAATAAAAAATAA
- a CDS encoding polysaccharide biosynthesis protein, whose translation MLLISTDKAAQPVNLYGSTKLCAEKLFISGNSYAIGKTKFSCVRYGNVIGSRGSIIETLLRNKDAKKVQITNLEMTRFWITLNQSFELVLFALNNMEGGEIFIPKIPSMKLVDLFDALTPHAEKKIIGIRPGEKIHEILLTEQEARHSLSLEKYYVVLPEFLGTEKYKKYFKIGKKIEKDFRFTSDTNKKWLNIENFKKMLNI comes from the coding sequence TTTGCGCTGAAAAATTATTTATTAGCGGAAATTCTTACGCCATCGGTAAAACAAAATTTAGTTGTGTGCGATATGGAAATGTTATAGGTAGCAGAGGAAGTATAATTGAGACACTTCTAAGAAACAAAGACGCAAAAAAAGTTCAAATTACAAATTTAGAAATGACTAGATTTTGGATAACATTAAATCAATCATTTGAATTGGTGTTATTTGCTTTAAATAATATGGAGGGTGGAGAAATATTTATACCAAAAATTCCGAGCATGAAATTAGTTGATTTATTTGACGCATTAACTCCACATGCAGAAAAAAAAATAATAGGAATAAGACCAGGTGAAAAAATACATGAAATTTTATTGACTGAACAAGAAGCAAGACATTCCTTATCACTTGAGAAATATTATGTAGTTTTACCTGAATTTTTAGGAACGGAAAAATATAAAAAATATTTTAAAATAGGTAAAAAAATAGAAAAAGATTTTAGATTTACAAGCGATACGAATAAGAAGTGGCTGAACATAGAAAATTTCAAAAAAATGCTAAATATATGA